A region of the Arachis hypogaea cultivar Tifrunner chromosome 15, arahy.Tifrunner.gnm2.J5K5, whole genome shotgun sequence genome:
GATAAGTGATTGAGGTGTTCTTCTCATGACTTGCTATAGACCAAgatgttattaaaaaaatacagcAATAAATTTCCATAAGTATGGATGGAAAATGAGATTCATCGTCGCTTGGAATGTGGAGGGTATATTAGTGAGCCCAAACGGCATCACTACAAACTCATAGTGTCCTTCATGGGTTTGGAATGCAGTCATAGGAATAGCATCCTATTCATGCAAATCTCGTGATAACCGGACCGTAAATCGATTTTAGAAAAATACTCAACTCTAAACAATTCATCCAAAATCTCTTCTCATTGGCGGAATCGGAAATTTGTCCTTGATGGTAATCACATTCAGTGCACGATATTCCATACAAAACCTCCAGCTTCCATCTTTCTTTTCCACCAATAACACAGGACTAGAGAAAACACTCCTACTCTCTCGTATAATACTCGAGTCCAGCATCTCTTCTACCaacctagccattccttctttttGAAAATGTGGGTACTTGTACAGCCGCACACACACCGCTTTGGCACCCGACATAAGTGTAATATGATGATCAATCTCCCGTAGTGGGGGCAACATGGTAGGCTCTTCAAAAACCCGCTTAAACTTGTCAAAGAGATTTTGCACCTCCTCTGTTGGCATAGTCGCTTCGGCTGTCTTGGTTCCATTCTCAATCACCTTTAAATGATAAAAATCAGCAACCACTTTACTTGTCACCAGCTTGTGTAgtatttaattgctaatttccTCCGCTGAGAGTAGTCTCTCTCTTTGGAGCATAATTTTAACATCATTCACCTTGAATTGCATTGTCAACAACCCGTAGTGAGTAATAACATAGCTTAAGCACATGAGCCGCTGCACTTCCAACACAATGTTTGCCCTTGTAAATCAATAACATAGGTATTAATGTTGAACTGGTACCCCTTGCACTACCAAAGGAGTGTTCTCACATTGTGCTTTGTACCCAATTACCTCTCCATTGTCGACTAACACTTAGAGAGGTGTAACTTGTTGTACTGGAAACTTAAGCCTTTCCGCCACACTAGCCTTCACAAAATTATGAGTTCTTCCTCCATTGATAAGAATCAACATAGGGTACTCCTTATATATTCCCTTCAACCCAAAGGTGGTAGGTTAGTACTATCCAACCATAGTATTAAAACTGGTTTTTGGTTGAGTGAGTTAGATAACAATGGATTTTTTTGGTTCTGAGGTCTCAATAACTGTTGGTTATGGGTCTTTTAGGATCTCTTGCAACTCCTCTTCGCCAATTAATAGGTAGCATGATATCTTTCAGCAATGGATTGGTGACCATTTGTCTTCACAATAGTAGCATAagcctttttcttgtttttgtttaatttctgcaacagttaattttttaaatggtGTTGCTGGTGTCTGACTTGGTGTTGTTGAGTTTATTGGGGGCTTGGGAGTTATGAGTGGGTGGTTTGATTAGAGGCAGGGATTGTCTTGGTAAAGTAGGTCGGTTCAGGTTCGGGTATTGCCTTGGGAGTGTGGGTGCTTGGTAGGGGTGATTTTAGTAGTAGCTTGACATTTTTGTTCATAGAATTTGGCTAAAGAAACAACAGATACATAAGTGGTGGGTTTTGCCAGCAGCAGCTCACATTTCAAATATTCTTGTAAACCAGATACAAACAAAGAATTAGTCACTTTTCACTGAGTCCCATAATTTGATTTAATAGGTCCTCAAACTAATTTTGATACTCAATCACGATATTCACTTACTTCAACTCCTTAAGTGTAGCTTtagaatcataaaaaatattttgtccaAATCTAACAATTGGtgcatctaaaaataattttcatataTATTGAATGTTTGTTATTAACCCTATCTGTACCTATTATATGCAGGTCCAATGAGATTAAAGGAGATCATACGTACCCTCATATCTTCTAGAACGTCGTACTATTCAAAATATTCTCATACCTTGAAGGCTCATTCCTCAATGTCTTCACCATCAAACATGGCCAGCTCAACTTTTATTCGTTTGAGGTTTGATAGCAAGGAATATGAAGAGGACATGAGAAAGCAGGAGTTCCTTCCATCCCAGAGTTTTTCATTGGTTCCTTCAATTTAAATGCTCCCTTCAAAGTAGCGTTCAGATCCTTTAAAGCTTTTTCTATAGCAGACAGTCTGTTGTCATTTGTTGAGAATTTGCTTTTCATTTTAATTTGACTTTTTTATAATGCAGTTATCTCATCTGATAAACGAACGAGTTCATCTAAAGCTCATACTGGGTCAGCCTCTCAACGAGAGCACCAAATGTTAAGCTTATGAATTGAATCTGTAAcaattataaataatagaaaaaaaataaaaaattattgcagAAATATATGTATAGTATAGTAtattaaactaagaaaaataagTGAGATCCCCTACTTCAAATTGAAGGAAAAACTCCTTACAATTCttaacaaaattcttttctaatTCACTCTTCACCTCATGCGCTCCATATATTCAAGTTACTACTCAATTCTCTAACAAAATGAACAACTTAAACAATTGGTTCTTATTCACTATTACTCTCCTATTATTTAGTACAGTAGTCCTTCATCTACAATGAAACTTTTTGCTCTGCTTCAAGTTCAAATTCATTCATCCCTTTTTCTTTTGATCTAACTTTCTCATTTACCATTAGACTTGCACTGTTAATAATTTTcaagcataaaaaaaaaaaatttttatgaataatttttataGACTCTTTATTTATTTGCACTGTTTTTGTATATAAATCTATATGGATAATTTTTATAGACTCTTTAACCactaaaaaagaataaataaaaacataaagttatgaagattttaatttcaattcaattaaaaattttgagtttgaatACGAAATTTAAAACATCTCTCATTTGTAGATGTGTACtttcttgaatttaatttaatttaattttgagtttacatgtgtatgtaaaaaaattattttagttaaataatacGAAGAAGATAAACGCAATATTTAATATTTGAGGGGGGCCATTTGTAATATTCAAAGATATAAATGTCTCTGTAATTTGACTAATTTCTCCAAAGCAACCACCGGAGCGAAGACTCGTCCCTGAACCCTAATTCGCCGCACGCTCCACCGCCATCAACTTCTCCGACGACATGGCCAGACGCAACGACAGACTTCCTCCACCGGAAAATCCAAACACCGATTACCGGTTAAAGCGGAGAAGACCTCATCGTTCGGGACCATCAGATGCTCACTTTAAACGGCGCCGGTTGGCGCCGAAGTCGGATACTTCGACCGGAACCCACAAATctcaccggttgaaccggtttcaaGCCTTTAGTTCTTCGTCCCAAAATcgtagaaagaagagaagagttgGAAAATCCGGCGGCAGCAGCAGCCGCGGAGCGTGTTCCCGAAGATGGATTTTTTCTTCTGCAGATTGTTCCAACTTCAATGGTCAGAATTGTTACGGATCAATATAGTTGAGGGAAAACAATTTCTCTGAATTTTATTTCTCCCATGAAATTATGCCTTTAATTTTCACCAATAGTTGGTTGCAAATATGTTAGTATATATAGAAAGTGAGTTTTGTTAGGATTATTATCCATTGTAGCAGAAGTTTGACAACTTTTAGTGTTAGATTAATGCATTGATATTGTGACCTCAAGTGAAAGGAAAAGAAATAATGAAGAATTTAATTTGATCTATATTTTGGTCTGTGCAATTTACTGAACTTGTTATGAATCTAGAGAATGATTGTATTTGCTTTATTGTTGACATTAATGATGAAACGACTAATGTTCTGTTCTGCATTTTGTTAAAAATGTTTGTGATTTAGAGTGGATTGTGTTTATCTGAGAATTCTTTCATTTGCTTTGTAGATAAGGTTACTATAGTTTCATACAACATACTCGGTGTTGAAAATGCGTCAAAGCATCTGGATTTATATGCGAATACTCCACGTAGTTTCTTGGAGTGGGAGAGGCGGAAAAGGCTCATATTTGAAGAGATCAATACCTACAATGCAAGCGTGTTGTGTTTCCAGGTATTTTGATAATCCTTCCctgatatattttatatatgtataacaTAGCACAACTAATAAGCTTCTTGTAACTTGTGGACATTTTACATTTAGGATATACTTTTGAGCTTTGAAAGGCACTTGTTTAGCATATGTATTCTTTTTATTAGCTACAACTATTGGTTAAATGTAACAAATattgaataaatgaccatttgtacccatgaaagatgataACGCTGACATATGTACCCATGATAGATCGAAACTGATCTTGTACCCACGAGAGTTGCCCTCCGTGTGACAAAAATACCCTGTTTTGGTTAAGTGCTTACTTCGTTATTATCCGAACCTACGTGGCACCCCAACCCTCCAAAACCCTATCCCTCTTCAATTCCATTTCTAATTTCAACCACCTATTCCTCTTTCATGACGGCAGCTTCCTCCTCCTCTGCCGCCACTGCTGCTCTTCCGTTACTTGGCACTATCGCTTCATCCCCGCGCTTTCCTTCCCAAATCCCAACTCTCCCTCTTTTCCAAACCCCCTTCATCAAACAGTGAGAAGCTCCAAACAATCACAAAACATCTATGGGGATGGGAAATACCATGCCATGCCTCCATCAAAAACAAGCTTTGGAATTACTTGGCACTTTTGtccagagaaaaaaaaaaaagcacaaagtGAATGTGAATAATATTACTCTCAAGAAAAGCACTTGAACTCCGAAAGCAAAAACTCTTGTATAAATAAAAGTTGGTTCTGAACAACACAAATACGAACACATATCCTACTACTTTTTCACTACTCTAGCAAATAATAATGGCTTTGCTTAATCTCTTTTCCATCTTCATGCTTTTAACCTCATCATTTGAGGCTTCACTTTCATCAGCATCGAAACCCAAGACCTGAACTCCATGATTGCACAAGCCTGCATGAACATCGAAAACCAAAACTCAGGCCTCGCCAACATCCAAAACGAGCTCGTCAAGATCGGCCCCTAAGCCCCGCTTCCGTGTTGAGCGCTGCACTCGGTGAGCAAAGTTCACCACGTTCTCCGTGAGCAACCGCGAGCAACTAGACATAGAAGACTGTAAGGAGCTTCTAGACTATTCCGTTTCGGAGCTGGCATGGTCCATGGGAGGGATGAGAAGAATCCGTGGCGGAGATATAAGCGCGTAATAGGGTTGATAGAAGGTGTTGATTTTGCGGAAAGTCGAGCGCCAGCGATGGAGAAGggtttgaaaaagagagagagttgGGAAAGAGAGCATGAGGATGAGACGAAAGTGCAAAGGGACGGAAGAGCGGTGGTGGCGGCAGAGGAGGAGGAAGCTGCCGCCATGAAATAGGGATGGGTGGTTGAaattagaaatgaaattgaagagggATAGGGTTTTGGAGGGTTGGGATGCCACGTAGGTTCGGATAATAACGAAGCAAGCACTTAACCAAAACAGGGTATTTTTGTCACATGGAGGGCAACTCTCGTGGGTACAAGATCAGTTTCGATCTATCATGGGTATATATGTCGGCGTTATCATCTTTCATgagtacaaatggtcatttattcaacAAATATTTTTGTGAAACCTGTGATATTTTTATACATGGTACCTCATGCCATTGCTAAATGACTATAGTTAATGCTAGTCGACATAATCATCTTAATTTAACTTTTACCCtgtttagtatttattttgaaatttaagcTAATATCATGCATCCCATTAGATTATCAAGAATTATTTTCTCACAACTCCTATGACTGCCTGCAGGAGGTTGATCATTTCAATGATCTGGATAATCTATTCCAAAACAATGGCTTCAAAGGTGTTTATAAGGTGTGTAGTATAAATATTTGAATTGTCCCATAATATTCCAATTTCCAAATATTTGATCAAGGTCTGTACATGGGTTGTCATCGTCATTTATTGATCATTTCAGGCTCGCACAGGGGATGCGCATGATGGTTGTGCTTTATTCTGGAAAGACAAATTGTGGGTGTCCATTACCTATTACTGGCTTAGTGGTTAAGTAATTTAGTTTTGTGACTCATTAATTTCTCCAGTATCTGATGTTTTTAACACTAAGTCACTGATGACCGATGATTGTTCTAAATATTCCTTGATGCGACAAAATTCCAACAGATCAAAGATGTACCAATCATAGAACATAGCAATTGAAAATGAGAGCTCCAGATTTGGCCTAAATACAGTATATTTTGAAATCCAATTGCAGATTCACTCTTTTGCATCAAGAAGATATAGAGTTCCAAAGATTTGGTCTCCGTAACAATGTTGCTCAGCTTTGTGTTTTGGAGGTAATTAGGAATCAATTTCTatttttctaaaagatttatggtttttttttctcttctctagTTTTGTGTTTCTTGTCTATATTTTGTTTTTCCTCTATGGTCCTGATTAACAAGATTTATGATAGATTACTTCAGGTCTTCAACATGAAAAAAAGCAAAAGGGAATAATAAAGATTTATGACAGATAATGCAAATTTTGACCCATTAAGTTCTTTTTACTTAGTATACTATAGGCTCTTTATACACATGAAGCCATTTATTTAAGTTTGATAATTTGTTTTATAACATTAGTTCTTATTTCACTATTTGGCAATTGGCAGGCACGAAATGATAAACCAGAATCCGAAACATCTGGACTAACAACAGTGTAAGTTTCTCCCTGGGCTTCGGGAAAATGGGTTATGGGTAATATAAACACAATTATTTGATGTCTCTGATGAATCTTTCAATTTAACGAGgattttatttaaatatcatGGAATGGATACTAAAGTATATAAAATTTGTTAACATGTGGCCTTAATCTTAAGCTGCAAAGCTAGTATtaagtgaaaattttgaaaagaaaaatggaactgTCATGTACATGCTCACACTTTTCATACTTCCCATTTTGAAACTAATTTATCTACATCTGTAGGACATCATCTACCCAGAGAAAAAGATTTGTAATAGGAAATATACATGTGCTCTTCAACCCAAATCGTGGAGACATCAAACTTGGCCAGGTAGTGAGGGTGCATTATGTTGATTTTGCATGTGCTGGCAAATCATTCTGCTTCACTGGTTGTACCAAAAGGGAGGAAACATATTTAGTTGTTTAGGGTTGATTAAATTTTCTAATCTATTTTATTGATTCAGTTAATTTTGCTACTTTACATGATGGATAGGTCAGACTTTTACTTGATAAAGCTTACAAGTTATCAGAAGAATGGGGTAGTATCCCTGTTATTATTGCTGGGGATTTAAATAGTCTTCCACAGGTAACATCTTGCTTTGTACTAAGAAGATGAACAATTTCTGATTAGGGGTCAAATGTGCTGctacttcatcgctgctttttgTTTAAATCTCATGTTTTTCAGAGTGCAATATATGAATTCCTGGCTTCTTCCAAGGTGAGTTTGCCATATTCTAATCATGGTATAATCTAAAGCATTTTAGCTTGTTATTTTTAATGCAGTCTGTTATTTGATTTGGTGTTTAATTTTCCTTTCTTAGCGCCCTAGCCTTTTGGTTTATGCATGGGATTGAGGGAACTGTTTTTGTTAACTGCATGTGTTCTAGATATATGGCTTCGAATGAGTTTAGAGTTTTTATTAACTAAGTTATTGCTTTATTTTCTGCAGCTAGACATCCAATTGCATAATCGCAAAAATATGTCCGGACAACTTGAAATACAGTCCAATAGCAGAGTTTTCAGATCACAGATTGGTTATGAAGCTAGGTTGGTTTTGAGTCCGTACAAAGTCATTTATTTTAAGTACTATGTATCATGAGTCATGACTTCATCTTCGAACCCCTCCGTATAAAGTGACAAATCAGATTCAGGATCATTTAAGTCTCTAATAATTCATGATAAGTTGTCTCTTTATTATTCCATAGGGCTGGA
Encoded here:
- the LOC112751133 gene encoding carbon catabolite repressor protein 4 homolog 5, which codes for MARRNDRLPPPENPNTDYRLKRRRPHRSGPSDAHFKRRRLAPKSDTSTGTHKSHRLNRFQAFSSSSQNRRKKRRVGKSGGSSSRGACSRRWIFSSADCSNFNDKVTIVSYNILGVENASKHLDLYANTPRSFLEWERRKRLIFEEINTYNASVLCFQEVDHFNDLDNLFQNNGFKGVYKARTGDAHDGCALFWKDKLFTLLHQEDIEFQRFGLRNNVAQLCVLEARNDKPESETSGLTTVTSSTQRKRFVIGNIHVLFNPNRGDIKLGQVRLLLDKAYKLSEEWGSIPVIIAGDLNSLPQSAIYEFLASSKLDIQLHNRKNMSGQLEIQSNSRVFRSQIGYEASISISRSRQFLHGWTMEELNLAAGAIGVTNLQHHLNLRSAYSGVPGNHGTRDDIGEPLATSYHSKFMGTVDYIWHSEELTPVRVLETLPIDILRRTGGLPSEQWGSDHLALVCELAFANNGTVS